Below is a genomic region from Aminivibrio pyruvatiphilus.
CTCAACTTATCGCTGGTCCAATTGTTCGTTATTCTGACATATATCTTCAAATAAACGAAAGGAAAATCGATGTCGAAAAGTTTGCACAAGGTATAAAGCGTTTTATTATTGGCCTTTCAAAAAAAATCTTATTGGCAAATGTCTTGGGAGAAGTTGCGGATTTAATTTTTGGAACACCGTTCAATCAAGTTGATTCTCTTACAGCATGGCTGGGTATAATCTGCTATACAATGCAAATATATTTTGACTTCTCTGGATATTCCGATATGGCTATTGGGCTTGGAAAGATGTTTGGTTTTGATTTTATGGAGAACTTTAATCTTCCCTATATTTCCAAATCCATAACCGAATTTTGGAGGAGATGGCATATCTCTTTGTCTACGTGGTTTCGAGATTATCTCTATATTCCCTTGGGGGGAAACAGGTCAGGGAACGTTTATTTTAATTTGCTGCTGGTCTTTGTTGCTACGGGACTATGGCATGGCGCAGCGTGGAATTTCTTATGCTGGGGGTTATGGCACGGTCTTTTTTTAATTATCGAAAGAATTGTCAAGAAAAAGGGAATCCGAACTTCTGCTCCTGGATTGATTAAATGGGGCTATACGATGTTTGTGGTAGTTATTGGATGGGTACTTTTTCGAGCTGATGGAATACAGGGAGCTTTTCATTATCTGATGTCTATGTTTAATTTTATTGAACGTGATTTTATTCGTTTCTCTGTCTGGTATTACCTTGATAGACATGTCCTGTTTACGTTGTTCGTCGCCGGAGTACTTAGTTCGCATTTACCCTCCTATATAATGGAAAAAATAAAAAACGCTAAGTGTGTTATGTTTGTGCAACCGGCAACACTCCTGTTCCTTATGGTTCTTTGTGTCGTGTTTGTGGTCAACAGCAGTTACAATCCCTTTATATACTTCAGGTTTTAATGGAATTGAGAGTGAATACTATGAGGGTAAAAAACAACCGAAACTTTATTAATTCTTTGTTTATCGCGTGCTTTTTCTTGATTCTCCTCGTTCCCATTCTCCTCATTAACAGGGGGAAAAATCAGGTTTCCGAAATTGACAATAGAAAATTGGTTGAATTCCCTGCGTTAAAAATTGGGACAGGTTTTAGAAAAGGATTTGAATCTTATCTTTCCGACCGAATTGGATTCAGGGTGGAAATGCTTGACGTTTATCAGAGAATTAACGCGGATATTTTTAAAAAGCTGGTTCACCCAAGCTATATGTTTGGGGAGGATGGGTACGTATTCTTTAAAGGAGGGTATATTTCTGATTATCAGCATTTGAACATCAATGAAGCCTATATTGAGAAATGTGCAAGTTACATAGATAGTATCTACCGTTACTTGGAAAAGAGAAAGATCAAATTTTTGTATTTTTTTATCCCGGATAAGAAGACTGTTTACAAAGAATATTTCCCTAAAACGATTCACGTTAAGGGATCCCAATCACAAGCACAGATCCTGCTCGAAAAATTAGAGAGAAAAGGGGTTCCTTTTGTGTTCCCTCTCGAACAATTTCTTGAAGCGAAAAAAAACCTCCAAATCTACAATAAGCAGTATGATGCCGGCCATTGGAATGATCACGGAGCACTTATCGGTCATTCTTTAATTCTTCAAAGATTGAGGGAGTACTTTCCAGAAATCGATCCTGTTGAGAAAAGGAATTTTACGATTTCAACAACCACTAAGACTTCCCTGCCAGTTTCTCATTTTCGGATAAGTGAAGATGTGCCAGTTTATAAGATCAAAAAATCGGAGATGCGTCAAATTGCTGATTTTGAGAATTTCATAAAAAAAAGACGGGTGCTAGTTTACAGAAATCTTCAGAAGCCCGATAAACCGAAGATAATGATTTTCCACGACAGCTATTTCTTGAAATTGAATGAGTATTATGGCAGTAATTTCTCAGAGATAATCGCAATTCATAGCTTTGATAATCTGAAAAATATCGAGGAATTCGTTAATTTTTTCGAACCTGACGTCGTTTTGCTGGAAAATGTTGAAAGGGTTATTTCTCCTCAGAGTATGTTATTTTCTTTAAAAAATATGCAGCATACCGTTCTGTCGGATTTCTCTCTTCTCAATTTGCCGGTGTCGGAAAAAACGCCGAAAGTTCGATTTGTTGGAAAGCACAATGAAATTGTTGTCTCAAGAAATGAAAGCGTCTGTGCGATTGCTGGAAATGCTTTGGATCCTGATGGAAAAGCGGGGAAGGCACTTTTTGCAAAAGTTGGGACAAGTATTTTCCCCATGCAGTACTCTAATGATGTGGAAAAGGAGAGGGGGAATTTTGCAATTTCTCTACGAAGAGAAATTTTGGATAATGCAGAGGAAATTTCCTTTTCTTTAATTTCTTCAGATGGGAAAACCAAATTCAAAGCAGTCGCTTTTCCTATTGTGAAAAAATAGTATTTCCTGAAAAAGCAAGGAAGATCGTCGTTGCTGATTGACTCGTTTTATGTTGAGCAATAAAATTACTCAAAGAATACAAATTATCCAGTGAGAGGTAGACTATGAGCGTTTCGAAGACGGTATTCATTTCCGAAACAGCGATCCTCGGCCAAAACGTGGTCATCGAAGACGACGTTGAGATTGCCCTCGGAGTCGAGATCGGCCACAACGTGGTCATCCGGCGGGGTGTCCGCATCGGCGAAAACTGCAAGATCCTCGACGGGGCCGTGCTCGGCAAGCAGCCGGCAAAAGCGTCCCTCTCCGCCACCACGGGAGAACCCAGAGTTCTCCCCCCCCTCGTTCTGGGGCGTGCCGTCACCATCGGCGCCAACTGTGTCATTTACCGGGGAGCCGTCCTGGGCGACGGGGTCTTCGTGGGGGACCTCGCCTCAATCCGCGAGGACGTTGCCATAGGCGAGCTCACCATCATCGGCCGGGGCGTCACCATTGAGAACAAGACAACCATCGGCCGGAAATGCAAGATCGAGACCGAGGCCTACATTACTGCCATGTCCACCGTGGAAGATTACTGCTTCATCGCTCCCTGCGTGGCCTTCACCAATGACAATTTCCTCGGCCGCACCGAGCAGCGGAAAAAGCACTTCGGCGGCCCCACCCTGAAAAAGGGTGCCCGGATAGGCGCCAACGCCACCCTGCTTCCGGGAGTGACCGTTGGAGAAGATGCCCTCGTCGCCGCCGGCAGCGTGGTCACGAAAGACGTTCCTGCCCGGACGATCGTCGTGGGTTCTCCCGCGAAGGTTCTCCGGCCCGTCCCTGAAGAGCAGCTCATCGAAAATCAAATATTCTTCGACAAATAAAGGATGATACCCAAATGACACTACTGGAAAAAATCACCGGCAAAACAGCACGGGTGGGCGTGGTCGGCCTGGGATATGTGGGTCTTCCCCTGGCAGTGGAGAAGGCTAAGGCTGGCTTTACCGTCATCGGCTTCGACGTGCAGAAGGAAAAGTGCGACTCCGTCAACCGGGGGGAAAACTATATCGGCGACGTGGTCCCCGAGGAACTTACACGCCTCGTCAATAACGGGCATCTCTCCGCTTCCTGCGACTTCAGCCGGATAGCCGAATGCGACGTAGTGGCCATCTGCGTTCCCACTCCGCTGGACCACTACAAGCAG
It encodes:
- a CDS encoding MBOAT family O-acyltransferase, with the translated sequence MVFSSVVFLFAFLPTVLIGYYLLNPIFRNVFLLCSSLFFYTWGEPKFIFVMIASIAINYIIGMLIDKIYLLMGKKGSVFVLAGGVLLNLALLVYFKYFNFIVLNLNNIFNLNLVVQNIALPIGISFFTFQGMSYIIDLYRREIPVQRNPISVALYISLFPQLIAGPIVRYSDIYLQINERKIDVEKFAQGIKRFIIGLSKKILLANVLGEVADLIFGTPFNQVDSLTAWLGIICYTMQIYFDFSGYSDMAIGLGKMFGFDFMENFNLPYISKSITEFWRRWHISLSTWFRDYLYIPLGGNRSGNVYFNLLLVFVATGLWHGAAWNFLCWGLWHGLFLIIERIVKKKGIRTSAPGLIKWGYTMFVVVIGWVLFRADGIQGAFHYLMSMFNFIERDFIRFSVWYYLDRHVLFTLFVAGVLSSHLPSYIMEKIKNAKCVMFVQPATLLFLMVLCVVFVVNSSYNPFIYFRF
- a CDS encoding alginate O-acetyltransferase AlgX-related protein, with amino-acid sequence MVEFPALKIGTGFRKGFESYLSDRIGFRVEMLDVYQRINADIFKKLVHPSYMFGEDGYVFFKGGYISDYQHLNINEAYIEKCASYIDSIYRYLEKRKIKFLYFFIPDKKTVYKEYFPKTIHVKGSQSQAQILLEKLERKGVPFVFPLEQFLEAKKNLQIYNKQYDAGHWNDHGALIGHSLILQRLREYFPEIDPVEKRNFTISTTTKTSLPVSHFRISEDVPVYKIKKSEMRQIADFENFIKKRRVLVYRNLQKPDKPKIMIFHDSYFLKLNEYYGSNFSEIIAIHSFDNLKNIEEFVNFFEPDVVLLENVERVISPQSMLFSLKNMQHTVLSDFSLLNLPVSEKTPKVRFVGKHNEIVVSRNESVCAIAGNALDPDGKAGKALFAKVGTSIFPMQYSNDVEKERGNFAISLRREILDNAEEISFSLISSDGKTKFKAVAFPIVKK
- a CDS encoding DapH/DapD/GlmU-related protein; its protein translation is MSVSKTVFISETAILGQNVVIEDDVEIALGVEIGHNVVIRRGVRIGENCKILDGAVLGKQPAKASLSATTGEPRVLPPLVLGRAVTIGANCVIYRGAVLGDGVFVGDLASIREDVAIGELTIIGRGVTIENKTTIGRKCKIETEAYITAMSTVEDYCFIAPCVAFTNDNFLGRTEQRKKHFGGPTLKKGARIGANATLLPGVTVGEDALVAAGSVVTKDVPARTIVVGSPAKVLRPVPEEQLIENQIFFDK